Proteins from a genomic interval of Brachybacterium vulturis:
- a CDS encoding sulfatase-like hydrolase/transferase: MPRPHILFLIADDHRHDVLGVAGSPARTPHLDALAARGTRLGRHHCQGGMTGAICAPSRASILSGREVLAATAGLGIGTPQAHDLAPDAPTLPQVLRGDGYRTYGVGKWHNGTESFHRSFDDGAQIFFGGMSEHTAVPVHDYDPTGVYPESSRRIAEGFSTEVFAQAVIELLEAHQRRGTERSGTEETEEIEPFFLWAAFTAPHDPRTPPEEFAALYDSTDPAAVPLPENFRTAAVDTTNLGERDENLAAVPRDPEEVRRHLADYYGMISHLDHGIGQILEHLTASGMIENTLVVYTADHGLALGQHGMMGKQSLYEHSLRVPLILAGPGIEAGRVLDPLTLHADLLPTLLGCAGAPIPAGVQGHDLGALLTDEGATAPREVVHAAYVDRARMASDGAHKLIRHLRPIRRDELYALRTDPGEVHDVAADPQQAQSLARLAASLATWQQDSGDPWAERP, translated from the coding sequence ATGCCCCGCCCCCATATCCTGTTCCTCATCGCCGATGATCACCGCCACGACGTGCTCGGCGTCGCCGGCTCGCCGGCACGCACCCCGCACCTGGACGCCCTCGCCGCGCGGGGGACCCGACTCGGCAGGCATCACTGCCAGGGAGGGATGACCGGCGCGATCTGCGCGCCGAGCCGTGCCAGCATCCTCTCGGGACGGGAGGTGCTCGCGGCCACCGCCGGGCTCGGCATCGGCACCCCGCAGGCGCATGACCTCGCGCCCGACGCACCGACGCTGCCGCAGGTGCTGCGCGGGGACGGGTACCGCACCTACGGGGTGGGCAAGTGGCACAACGGGACCGAGTCCTTCCACCGCTCCTTCGACGACGGGGCACAGATCTTCTTCGGCGGGATGAGCGAGCACACCGCAGTGCCGGTGCACGACTACGACCCCACCGGCGTCTATCCGGAGTCCTCACGGCGCATCGCCGAGGGATTCTCGACCGAGGTGTTCGCCCAGGCCGTGATCGAGCTGCTCGAGGCGCATCAGCGCCGTGGCACCGAGCGCTCCGGGACGGAGGAGACAGAGGAGATCGAGCCGTTCTTCCTGTGGGCCGCGTTCACCGCACCGCACGATCCGCGCACCCCGCCGGAGGAGTTCGCCGCGCTGTACGACAGCACGGACCCTGCGGCGGTGCCGCTGCCGGAGAACTTCCGCACCGCTGCGGTGGACACCACGAACCTCGGGGAACGGGACGAGAACCTCGCCGCCGTGCCGCGCGATCCCGAGGAGGTGCGCCGCCACCTCGCGGACTACTACGGGATGATCAGCCATCTCGATCACGGGATCGGTCAGATCCTGGAGCACCTCACGGCCAGCGGGATGATCGAGAACACGCTCGTGGTCTACACCGCCGATCACGGTCTGGCCCTGGGCCAGCACGGGATGATGGGCAAGCAGAGCCTGTACGAGCACAGCCTGCGCGTGCCCCTGATCCTGGCCGGTCCCGGCATCGAGGCCGGCCGGGTGCTGGACCCTTTGACCCTGCATGCCGACCTCCTGCCCACCCTGCTGGGGTGCGCGGGAGCGCCGATCCCGGCAGGCGTCCAGGGCCACGACCTGGGCGCCCTGCTGACCGACGAGGGTGCGACCGCACCGCGGGAGGTGGTGCATGCCGCCTATGTGGACCGCGCCCGCATGGCCAGCGACGGCGCGCACAAGCTGATCCGGCACCTCCGGCCGATCCGGCGCGACGAACTCTACGCTCTGCGCACCGACCCTGGCGAGGTCCATGACGTGGCCGCGGATCCGCAGCAGGCGCAGAGCCTCGCGCGCCTGGCGGCGTCCCTGGCCACCTGGCAGCAGGACTCCGGTGACCCCTGGGCCGAGCGGCCCTGA
- a CDS encoding extracellular solute-binding protein, with protein sequence MEQRRSPGQDHSITPTRRQALGLAGVSLTAAGLLSSCGSAGGRSGSSSPTELTTPTTVEAEAVDGLITSEVEGVAPLYVGSPGAYRDVVSEKPAAGGSLSSFQILWGAPVTGHDENQVWQKLEDELGVDSYDITMVPAASYGDKLATLLASGQLPDFVYIQPNDPNAARALSDGAFLELNDYLEGDKVEQYPNLATTPAGAWTDSALHGALLGVPNPDPLRNNLLVLRLDAMKEVGVDAVPEDAEDLKSLWLELAKLGKVAGREVFAHGALEPTTFEPLHDLGQEYQIVDGKVTHKYLLPQYEDHLAFMAELWKGGFFHPDALGQVNPELFKQGQQLNYEASFAGFYWVPDAGRINLCKEAVPTAEFIHYAMPSVDGGVGKHALGKSFGGMVCIPADRGKDEDRVRELLRICDYYRSPFGSQEALFLNSGIEGRQFDFDADKNLVPADNPPTEGACTWLGLLQNRVNQLPEMNKDMLENIKETLESATSSGSTSAVDSLTSSVHTRNASKLDQVHKDYYNAIVSGRRPVSDAAELQQTWLDRGGQDVLDDFQKLLDEAS encoded by the coding sequence ATGGAGCAGCGTCGTTCCCCCGGACAGGACCACAGCATCACCCCCACCCGTCGGCAGGCCCTCGGTCTCGCCGGCGTCTCGCTCACCGCCGCCGGCCTCCTGAGCAGCTGCGGTTCGGCCGGAGGCCGATCCGGCAGCAGCTCCCCCACGGAGCTCACGACCCCGACCACTGTGGAGGCCGAGGCCGTCGACGGGCTCATCACCAGCGAGGTCGAGGGTGTCGCCCCCCTCTATGTCGGCTCCCCCGGCGCGTACCGCGACGTCGTCTCCGAGAAGCCGGCCGCGGGCGGCTCCCTCTCGAGCTTCCAGATCCTGTGGGGCGCCCCGGTCACCGGTCATGACGAGAATCAGGTCTGGCAGAAGCTCGAGGACGAGCTCGGGGTCGACTCCTACGACATCACGATGGTCCCGGCCGCCTCCTACGGCGACAAGCTCGCCACGCTGCTCGCCTCCGGCCAGCTGCCGGACTTCGTCTACATCCAGCCCAACGACCCCAACGCCGCGCGCGCCCTCTCCGACGGCGCGTTCCTGGAGCTGAACGACTACCTCGAGGGCGACAAGGTCGAGCAGTACCCCAACCTCGCGACCACCCCGGCAGGCGCCTGGACGGACTCGGCGCTCCACGGCGCGCTCCTGGGCGTGCCGAACCCGGATCCGCTGCGCAACAACCTCCTGGTGCTTCGTCTGGATGCGATGAAGGAGGTCGGCGTCGATGCGGTGCCCGAGGACGCCGAGGACCTCAAGTCCCTGTGGCTCGAACTGGCGAAGCTCGGGAAGGTGGCCGGGCGCGAGGTGTTCGCCCACGGCGCGCTGGAGCCGACCACCTTCGAGCCGCTGCACGATCTGGGGCAGGAGTACCAGATCGTCGACGGGAAGGTCACCCACAAGTACCTGCTCCCTCAGTACGAGGACCACCTGGCCTTCATGGCCGAGCTGTGGAAGGGAGGCTTCTTCCACCCCGATGCGCTGGGACAGGTCAACCCCGAGCTGTTCAAGCAGGGCCAGCAGCTGAACTACGAGGCGTCCTTCGCCGGCTTCTACTGGGTGCCCGATGCCGGGCGCATCAACCTGTGCAAGGAGGCCGTGCCGACGGCGGAGTTCATCCACTACGCCATGCCCTCGGTCGACGGCGGGGTCGGGAAGCACGCGCTCGGGAAGTCCTTCGGCGGCATGGTCTGCATCCCCGCCGATCGGGGCAAGGACGAGGACCGGGTCCGGGAGCTGCTGCGCATCTGCGACTACTACCGCTCACCGTTCGGGTCCCAGGAGGCCCTGTTCCTCAACAGCGGCATCGAAGGGCGCCAGTTCGACTTCGACGCGGACAAGAATCTGGTCCCGGCCGACAACCCTCCCACCGAGGGGGCCTGCACCTGGCTGGGGCTGCTGCAGAACCGGGTCAACCAGCTGCCCGAGATGAACAAGGACATGCTGGAGAACATCAAGGAGACGCTGGAGTCCGCCACGAGCTCCGGCTCCACCTCGGCGGTCGACTCCCTGACCTCCTCGGTCCACACCCGCAATGCGTCGAAGCTGGATCAGGTCCACAAGGACTACTACAACGCCATCGTCTCCGGCCGTCGCCCGGTCTCGGACGCCGCTGAGCTGCAGCAGACCTGGCTGGACCGCGGCGGTCAGGACGTCCTGGACGACTTCCAGAAGCTGCTGGACGAGGCGAGCTGA
- a CDS encoding nucleoside deaminase, translated as MMDPSALTDSDRLRLRRCVDLAAEALEAGDEPFGSLLVDADGTELFADRNRVAGGDATQHPEFAIARWAAEHLSPAQRARATVFTSGEHCPMCAAAHAWVGLGRIVYASSAAQLSAWAQEWGTPPGPVAPLPIQVVTPGIEVAGPDAELSAEIRELQARALGLR; from the coding sequence ATGATGGATCCTTCTGCCCTCACCGACAGTGACCGCCTCCGGCTGCGCCGCTGCGTGGACCTCGCCGCGGAGGCGCTCGAGGCCGGGGACGAGCCCTTCGGCTCGCTCCTGGTCGACGCCGACGGGACCGAGCTGTTCGCCGACCGCAACCGGGTCGCCGGCGGCGATGCCACCCAGCATCCCGAGTTCGCGATCGCCCGCTGGGCCGCCGAGCACCTCTCCCCCGCCCAGCGCGCCCGGGCGACGGTGTTCACCTCCGGGGAGCACTGCCCGATGTGCGCCGCCGCCCACGCCTGGGTGGGGCTGGGGAGGATCGTGTACGCCAGCAGCGCCGCGCAGCTGAGCGCGTGGGCCCAGGAGTGGGGAACGCCGCCGGGACCGGTCGCTCCGCTGCCGATCCAGGTCGTCACACCCGGGATCGAGGTGGCCGGCCCGGATGCGGAGCTCAGCGCAGAGATCCGGGAGCTGCAGGCGCGAGCGCTCGGCCTGCGCTGA
- a CDS encoding ABC transporter permease, whose translation MTLDQAPLSQKPPRTLADTSVHDASPRRVPLGRRLLKEKWTYLFILPGVIYFAVFHYIPLLGNVVAFQDFSPFRGIFGSEWIGLENFRSIVHDPEVIRALTNTLIIAFLQIVFAFPAPIILALFLNSLVSNAVKRGIQTIVYLPHFISWVVVISIWQKILGGAGLVSEVLERVGVDGINIMANPETFKILVTSQVIWKDVGWGTIIFFAAIVAIPGELYESAATDGASSWRRMWHITLPGMMPVISMLLILNVGTALTVGFEQMLLQQPAVGADAAQVLDTFVYFRGIAGGDWGVATAAGLIKGVIATILVLGANKIAKLLGGEGVI comes from the coding sequence ATGACGCTGGATCAGGCCCCCCTGTCGCAGAAGCCACCGCGGACGCTCGCGGACACGTCCGTGCACGACGCCTCACCCCGACGCGTCCCGCTGGGTCGACGCCTCCTCAAGGAGAAGTGGACCTACCTCTTCATCCTTCCCGGCGTGATCTACTTCGCGGTCTTCCACTACATCCCGCTGCTGGGGAACGTGGTCGCGTTCCAGGACTTCTCCCCGTTCCGCGGGATCTTCGGGTCCGAGTGGATCGGTCTGGAGAACTTCCGCAGCATCGTGCACGACCCGGAGGTGATCCGGGCTCTGACCAACACGCTGATCATCGCGTTCCTGCAGATCGTCTTCGCCTTCCCTGCGCCGATCATCCTCGCGCTGTTCCTGAACTCCCTGGTCTCGAACGCGGTCAAGCGCGGCATCCAGACCATCGTCTATCTGCCCCACTTCATCTCGTGGGTGGTCGTGATCTCCATCTGGCAGAAGATCCTGGGCGGCGCGGGGCTCGTCTCCGAGGTGCTCGAGCGGGTGGGCGTGGACGGGATCAACATCATGGCCAACCCCGAGACCTTCAAGATCCTGGTCACCAGTCAGGTGATCTGGAAGGACGTCGGCTGGGGAACGATCATCTTCTTCGCGGCCATCGTCGCCATCCCCGGCGAGCTGTACGAATCGGCCGCCACCGACGGGGCGAGCTCCTGGCGCCGGATGTGGCACATCACCCTGCCGGGCATGATGCCGGTCATCTCGATGCTGCTCATCCTCAACGTCGGGACCGCGCTGACCGTCGGCTTCGAGCAGATGCTGCTGCAGCAGCCCGCGGTGGGCGCCGACGCCGCGCAGGTGCTGGACACCTTCGTGTACTTCCGCGGCATCGCCGGCGGGGACTGGGGGGTCGCCACCGCGGCCGGACTCATCAAGGGCGTGATCGCGACGATCCTCGTCCTCGGCGCCAACAAGATCGCCAAGCTGCTCGGCGGGGAAGGAGTGATCTGA
- a CDS encoding ROK family transcriptional regulator gives MRAHPNNTARRLLGHLISEGPTHRAELSRALDVSRTTISNLAAALLEDGTLVTLEGEAPAATSPDRPQLKQQLGISPQRGVLVSAVFRMTSTTLAVGSLDGRLLRTAGQECPRDQPGRERMEQAQRLLSTLLAECDLEETQVLRVHLAVNTQCDRESGEILAEQGAGAWRGVNPKREASRWSSAPVIIENAARLISLAEHHALIAPRPRSLVYVHLSWGITMGQVVEGTIDPGSHGGAGELGHVSIDPMGPPCGCGNRGCLMLYTGLDVITERLRAVLGADADVADAVEAMAHGSQACSTIFADAGETVGRALAMVCNILDPDAIVLGGELAAAGPEFAEAVRVSLQRRALPLVTRTLELSLATTSDDLHAAGIAALRAMRTQAPLVEELASSALDR, from the coding sequence ATGAGGGCACATCCGAACAACACCGCTCGACGCCTCCTCGGCCACCTGATCAGCGAAGGGCCGACCCACCGCGCCGAGCTGTCCCGCGCGCTGGACGTCTCGCGCACGACGATCTCCAATCTCGCCGCCGCACTGCTCGAGGACGGCACCCTGGTCACCCTGGAGGGCGAGGCGCCGGCCGCGACCTCACCCGACCGCCCACAGCTCAAGCAGCAGCTGGGGATCTCCCCGCAGCGGGGCGTCCTGGTCTCCGCGGTGTTCCGCATGACCTCCACGACTCTCGCCGTCGGCTCGCTCGATGGTCGGCTGCTGCGGACCGCCGGCCAGGAATGTCCTCGCGACCAACCGGGCCGCGAGCGCATGGAGCAGGCGCAGAGGCTGCTCAGCACGCTGCTCGCCGAATGCGACCTCGAGGAGACCCAGGTCCTGCGCGTGCATCTCGCGGTGAACACGCAGTGCGATCGCGAGAGCGGCGAGATCCTCGCGGAGCAGGGAGCCGGCGCGTGGCGCGGGGTCAATCCGAAGCGGGAGGCCTCGCGGTGGAGCTCCGCACCGGTGATCATCGAGAACGCCGCCCGCCTGATCTCCCTCGCGGAGCATCACGCACTCATCGCTCCACGGCCGCGCAGCCTGGTCTACGTCCATCTCTCCTGGGGCATCACGATGGGCCAGGTCGTCGAGGGGACGATCGACCCCGGCAGCCACGGGGGAGCCGGCGAGCTCGGTCATGTCAGCATCGATCCGATGGGCCCGCCGTGCGGATGCGGCAATCGGGGCTGCCTGATGCTGTACACCGGCCTGGATGTGATCACCGAACGACTCCGGGCCGTGCTCGGTGCGGACGCCGACGTCGCGGACGCGGTCGAGGCGATGGCGCACGGCTCCCAGGCATGCTCCACGATCTTCGCCGATGCCGGCGAGACGGTGGGACGCGCCCTGGCGATGGTCTGCAACATCCTGGACCCCGATGCCATCGTCCTGGGCGGCGAGCTCGCAGCGGCCGGGCCGGAGTTCGCCGAGGCGGTGAGAGTGTCGCTGCAGCGGCGGGCACTGCCGCTGGTCACCCGCACGCTGGAGCTGAGCCTGGCCACCACGTCGGATGACCTCCATGCCGCGGGCATCGCGGCACTGCGCGCGATGAGGACGCAGGCGCCACTGGTCGAGGAGCTCGCCTCCTCCGCACTGGACCGCTGA
- a CDS encoding SDR family NAD(P)-dependent oxidoreductase produces the protein MPDMSGKNGIVTGAGGGIGRASALAFADAGARVMIMDIAAEPLEETARLIREAGGTAETMVGDASDEDLAARMVARTVELWETLDFAHNNAGIGTAATPFTQQERATWDRVFTLNVFGTMSFMKHELRQMEKQGFGAIVNTSSMSGKNGSPGLSPYNASKWAVNGMTQTAALEYAEQGIRVNAICPGATFTAALAAWKDSSPREYEGYTSAIPMKRAADPREQADAAVWLCSEEAGYVTGSLLNVDGGEGILGKQ, from the coding sequence ATGCCGGACATGTCGGGGAAGAACGGGATCGTCACCGGAGCGGGCGGGGGCATCGGCCGTGCCAGCGCGCTCGCCTTCGCCGACGCCGGCGCGCGCGTGATGATCATGGACATCGCCGCGGAGCCGCTCGAGGAGACCGCACGGCTGATCCGTGAGGCCGGCGGCACCGCGGAGACCATGGTCGGCGATGCCTCCGACGAGGACCTCGCCGCGCGGATGGTGGCGCGCACGGTCGAGCTGTGGGAGACGCTCGACTTCGCCCACAACAACGCCGGCATCGGCACCGCCGCGACCCCGTTCACGCAGCAGGAGCGCGCGACGTGGGACCGGGTGTTCACGCTGAACGTGTTCGGCACCATGAGCTTCATGAAGCATGAGCTGCGCCAGATGGAGAAGCAGGGCTTCGGGGCGATCGTGAACACCTCCTCGATGTCCGGCAAGAACGGCAGCCCGGGACTGTCGCCCTACAACGCCTCGAAATGGGCGGTCAACGGCATGACCCAGACCGCCGCGCTCGAGTACGCCGAGCAGGGGATCCGCGTGAACGCGATCTGCCCCGGCGCCACCTTCACCGCGGCCCTCGCGGCGTGGAAGGACTCCTCCCCGCGCGAGTACGAGGGCTACACCTCCGCGATCCCGATGAAGCGCGCGGCCGATCCGCGCGAGCAGGCGGATGCCGCCGTCTGGCTGTGCTCGGAGGAGGCCGGGTACGTCACCGGCTCGCTGCTGAACGTCGACGGCGGCGAGGGGATCCTCGGCAAGCAGTGA
- a CDS encoding family 20 glycosylhydrolase produces MMSAGTTEVGAAPRSGWEGSAAVECEGPQRSTLIPGPLSPAEPVHSWRGLMLDSARTCWDVEVVHELLDLMSRYRLNRLHWHLTDDSGWRFAVPGYERLSEVGARLPRPNYGGYDNVLPAKRELAARLSQSRDLHGQYTADEIAGVVDHARRLGIEIMPEVDLPGHMAAAIRSYPELGDPRLRDVDPAQWNHPNDLLWPSDASFDFLTAVLRTVMDLFPFSAVHLGGDECKYWIWESDPDLVARFGDGGEPAGTLRPLPAGVAPMSLSQSGPGSGSSGLGPRLQTHFTDHARSVLAERSRRPAAWDELLGSSTTGDELIVAWRHGAGASSALESGNDWIYADCAHLYLNRVADDPETEPPGMFGTITPRGIIELEIPESPTLRGIQAAVWTEFILDREHLHHQLFPRLLAVAERAWCGADVEWEEFAPRLEAETAWLRTQGVLPATEPRPS; encoded by the coding sequence ATGATGTCAGCTGGGACGACCGAGGTCGGCGCAGCGCCGAGATCCGGGTGGGAAGGTTCCGCTGCTGTCGAGTGCGAGGGGCCGCAGCGGTCGACGCTGATCCCCGGACCGCTGTCTCCGGCGGAGCCGGTCCACTCGTGGCGCGGGCTGATGCTCGATTCGGCGCGCACCTGCTGGGATGTCGAGGTCGTGCACGAGCTGCTCGACCTGATGTCGCGCTACCGGCTCAATCGGCTGCACTGGCACCTCACCGACGACTCCGGCTGGAGGTTCGCGGTTCCTGGCTACGAGCGGCTCAGCGAGGTCGGCGCCCGCCTGCCACGACCGAACTACGGAGGGTACGACAACGTCCTTCCCGCCAAGCGCGAGCTCGCCGCCAGGCTCTCTCAGAGCCGGGACCTCCACGGCCAGTACACCGCTGACGAGATCGCCGGGGTGGTCGACCATGCGCGGCGCCTCGGCATCGAGATCATGCCCGAGGTCGATCTGCCCGGGCACATGGCGGCGGCGATCCGCTCCTATCCGGAGCTGGGCGATCCGCGGCTGCGGGACGTCGACCCTGCGCAGTGGAACCATCCCAACGATCTGCTGTGGCCGAGCGACGCCTCCTTCGACTTCCTCACGGCCGTGCTGAGGACGGTGATGGACCTGTTCCCCTTCTCCGCCGTGCACCTCGGCGGCGACGAGTGCAAGTACTGGATCTGGGAGTCGGATCCCGACCTCGTCGCCCGGTTCGGGGACGGCGGGGAACCTGCCGGGACCCTCCGACCGCTCCCCGCAGGGGTGGCTCCGATGTCCCTGTCGCAGAGCGGCCCCGGGTCCGGGAGCAGCGGTCTCGGCCCGCGCCTGCAGACGCACTTCACCGACCACGCCCGCTCCGTGCTGGCCGAGAGATCGCGGCGACCGGCGGCCTGGGACGAGCTGCTCGGCAGCTCCACCACCGGGGACGAGCTGATCGTCGCCTGGCGCCACGGGGCCGGTGCGTCGTCGGCCCTGGAGAGCGGGAACGACTGGATCTATGCCGACTGCGCGCATCTCTACCTCAACCGGGTCGCTGATGACCCCGAGACGGAGCCGCCCGGCATGTTCGGCACCATCACCCCGCGAGGCATCATCGAGCTCGAGATCCCGGAGTCCCCCACGCTGCGCGGCATCCAGGCGGCGGTCTGGACCGAGTTCATCCTGGATCGGGAGCACCTCCACCACCAGCTGTTCCCGCGGCTGCTCGCCGTCGCCGAACGTGCCTGGTGCGGCGCCGACGTCGAGTGGGAGGAGTTCGCGCCCCGCCTGGAGGCGGAGACCGCCTGGCTGCGCACCCAGGGAGTCCTCCCGGCGACGGAGCCCCGCCCGTCCTGA
- the dld gene encoding D-lactate dehydrogenase, translated as MHAPRNPRSSGAVRAFTEIMGRGHVLTSARATAPYTTGDRFGTGEVLAVLRPGSLVDMWRALQVCVDHDLIVITQAANTGLTGGSVPGDQDYDRDIVILSTRRIDQIHLIHDAREAISLPGATLFALEEMLAPHGREPHSVIGSTSIGASVVGGIANNSGGTQLRKGPAYTEQALFARVDEQGQIHLVNHLGIDLGTDPTHLLDRLQRGQWEAADVTPPPPDSTGTAYADHVRELADTPARFNADPTFLHEASGCAGKLMVFAVRTRTFPLEQDKATFYIGTHRPADLEALRRTFLAADAPLPISGEYLSAHAVDLALTYGKDTYVSLKHAGSRTLVRMFALKSWANGVFAKLPGMGPSVADAISQKLFSLVPEKIPPRLVGFRDRYAHHLLLVVSGSQREATARLLEEFFAAPEHEGAFFECDAEEAESATLIRFGVASAASRCFVMHRAEASAMVTFDVALRRDDEDWLEHLPAHLADQLLESVYFGHFFCHVLHQDHVAKKGVDPVALKKEMTALLESRGAAVPAEHNYGRIYPAPASMVEHFRRLDPLNMFNAGVGETSPRKGWA; from the coding sequence ATGCATGCACCGCGGAATCCCCGATCGTCGGGGGCCGTCCGGGCCTTCACCGAGATCATGGGGCGGGGGCACGTCCTCACCTCGGCGCGTGCCACGGCCCCGTACACCACCGGTGACCGCTTCGGGACGGGCGAGGTGCTCGCCGTGCTGCGGCCGGGCTCGCTGGTGGACATGTGGCGGGCCCTGCAGGTGTGCGTCGACCATGACCTCATCGTCATCACCCAGGCCGCCAACACCGGGCTCACGGGCGGATCCGTGCCCGGCGATCAGGACTACGACCGCGACATCGTCATCCTCTCCACGCGGCGGATCGACCAGATCCATCTGATCCACGACGCCCGCGAAGCGATCAGCCTGCCCGGTGCCACCCTCTTCGCGCTCGAGGAGATGCTCGCCCCGCACGGGCGCGAACCGCACTCGGTGATCGGCTCGACGTCGATCGGGGCGAGCGTCGTCGGCGGCATCGCGAACAACTCCGGCGGCACCCAGCTCCGCAAGGGCCCCGCGTACACGGAGCAGGCGCTCTTCGCCCGGGTCGACGAGCAGGGGCAGATCCACCTGGTGAACCACCTGGGCATCGACCTCGGCACCGACCCCACGCACCTCCTCGACCGGCTGCAGCGCGGCCAGTGGGAGGCCGCCGATGTCACCCCGCCGCCGCCGGACTCCACCGGCACCGCCTACGCCGACCACGTGCGCGAGCTGGCCGACACCCCGGCCCGCTTCAACGCGGACCCGACCTTCCTCCACGAGGCTTCCGGATGCGCGGGGAAGCTGATGGTGTTCGCCGTGCGCACCCGCACCTTCCCGCTCGAGCAGGACAAGGCCACGTTCTACATCGGCACGCACCGCCCCGCGGATCTCGAGGCGCTGCGGCGCACGTTCCTCGCCGCCGACGCTCCGCTGCCGATCTCCGGGGAGTACCTGAGCGCGCACGCCGTCGACCTGGCCCTGACGTATGGCAAGGACACGTACGTCTCCCTCAAGCACGCCGGCTCCCGCACCCTGGTGCGCATGTTCGCGCTGAAGAGCTGGGCGAACGGAGTGTTCGCGAAGCTGCCGGGCATGGGTCCGTCGGTCGCCGACGCGATCTCCCAGAAGCTGTTCTCCCTGGTGCCGGAGAAGATCCCGCCGCGGCTGGTCGGCTTCCGCGACCGGTACGCGCATCACCTGCTGCTGGTGGTCAGCGGCAGCCAGCGGGAGGCGACCGCACGCTTGCTCGAGGAGTTCTTCGCCGCCCCCGAGCACGAGGGAGCGTTCTTCGAGTGCGATGCCGAGGAGGCCGAGAGTGCCACGCTGATCCGCTTCGGCGTGGCCAGCGCCGCCAGCCGCTGCTTCGTCATGCACCGCGCCGAGGCCTCCGCCATGGTCACCTTCGACGTCGCCCTGCGCCGGGACGACGAGGACTGGCTGGAGCACCTGCCTGCGCACCTCGCCGACCAGCTGCTGGAGAGCGTCTACTTCGGGCACTTCTTCTGCCACGTGCTGCACCAGGACCATGTCGCGAAGAAGGGCGTGGACCCCGTCGCGCTGAAGAAGGAGATGACGGCCCTGCTCGAGAGTCGCGGCGCCGCCGTGCCCGCCGAGCACAACTACGGCCGCATCTATCCCGCGCCCGCGTCGATGGTGGAGCACTTCCGCCGGCTCGACCCGCTGAACATGTTCAACGCCGGGGTGGGGGAGACGTCGCCGCGGAAGGGGTGGGCGTGA
- a CDS encoding carbohydrate ABC transporter permease — protein MTTTGLRGATELAHETATPPPKRRRGARRPIWQEAPSTALQALKVIFIIAVCLVMLYPFVYVIGMSFAAPKSVTSGQLFPTSFSTGAYESILGGGIISRALLNSAFITIVGTLLSTLATALLAYGLTRTRFAPVARGVLLMVLLTMLFGAGLIPNYLLVKNLGLLDTYWALILPVLISPFNMVVMRAFFMGLPSELLEAARIDGASELRIFFTIVIPLSKAVIAVIALFYAVGYWNVFFNAMIYINDTEKWPIQVVLNQFVVQNSDIANVTNPNEPPPPAVSVQNAVIVLATLPILCVYPFLQKYFTKGVLTGSIKG, from the coding sequence ATGACCACCACCGGACTGCGCGGAGCCACCGAGCTCGCCCACGAGACGGCGACCCCACCGCCGAAGCGTCGACGCGGCGCCCGGCGCCCCATCTGGCAGGAGGCCCCGTCGACCGCCCTGCAGGCGCTCAAGGTCATCTTCATCATCGCGGTGTGCCTGGTGATGCTCTACCCCTTCGTCTACGTGATCGGGATGAGTTTCGCCGCCCCCAAGTCGGTCACCTCCGGGCAGCTGTTCCCCACCAGCTTCTCCACCGGTGCCTACGAATCGATCCTGGGCGGCGGGATCATCTCCCGCGCACTGCTGAACTCCGCGTTCATCACCATCGTCGGGACGCTCCTGTCCACGTTGGCGACCGCCCTGCTCGCCTACGGCCTCACCCGGACCCGATTCGCCCCGGTGGCCCGCGGCGTGCTGCTGATGGTGCTGCTGACCATGCTGTTCGGCGCCGGGCTCATCCCCAACTACCTGCTGGTGAAGAACCTGGGACTGCTGGACACCTACTGGGCGCTGATCCTGCCGGTGCTGATCTCCCCGTTCAACATGGTGGTCATGCGTGCCTTCTTCATGGGCCTGCCCAGCGAGCTGCTGGAGGCGGCCCGCATCGACGGTGCCTCCGAGCTGCGGATCTTCTTCACCATCGTCATCCCGCTGTCGAAAGCGGTGATCGCGGTGATCGCCCTGTTCTACGCGGTGGGGTACTGGAACGTCTTCTTCAACGCGATGATCTACATCAACGACACGGAGAAATGGCCGATCCAGGTGGTGCTGAACCAGTTCGTGGTGCAGAACTCGGACATCGCGAACGTGACCAACCCGAACGAACCGCCGCCCCCCGCCGTCAGTGTGCAGAACGCGGTGATCGTGCTGGCCACGCTGCCCATCCTCTGCGTGTACCCGTTCCTGCAGAAGTACTTCACCAAGGGCGTGCTGACCGGGTCGATCAAGGGATGA